Genomic segment of Schistocerca piceifrons isolate TAMUIC-IGC-003096 chromosome 1, iqSchPice1.1, whole genome shotgun sequence:
aaccgcgcatacagctcgcgtttcaatgtcactgcttgctgatgtttttggtgatagcATAATTTCGcaaggactttggcctccacgatcgcctgacccaacaccatctgactttttcttctggggtgcagcgaaagcagctgtttataaaaaccgtccaaaatccatcgacgaattgaaaactgcaatatccactttcactgcttctgttacagaagaaatgttacagcttgtgtttggaaacatgattagacgaattgaattgtgttttcaacaacaggggggacagtttcaacatttaatgtgaaaatttgtaagtaaaaatgtgtattcaataaattagtaacttgtatttcactgagtttcatttcggtatattcccTGCGGTATAGGGTacgcgtggctaacaatcatacggcacggcggagagactttttgaacaccccgtaaatGTGGACACAAGGACAGTGCTGTAATTGTTCTTAACATCATTTACGATCACCCGGTGAACGGCCACCTTAACCTGACTGGCATATTAGTGGTCAGGCCACGCAGATCCTGGCGCATGCAACAGGTAAGTATCCCGTAGCTTGCATAGTTTCTATAACATAGTGTCATTTTCGAGACTTGTAATTGTCATGCTACTTTGTTCTCCGAAAGTTAAATGAAAATTTCGAAATTGATATATGTATTTCGAAACTGATATATGCAAAAATCTAAACGTACTATACGAAAACGACACCCTCCACACTCACCATCCTCTTTGATCCACGTCTAATGGGAtaatttgttgcattatttttccaTTCCCTTTGTGTTTCATTATTACGTGAAAGTAACTGTCAAGCTCTCGTTTGATGGCCAAACTATAACATAGCGGAATGTGCCATATATAGCATTTAATTAAATCTGTTTTTCGCATTGTTGTGCAGGTATCCCCGCTGTTTGAGCTGGATGGCGTGAAGATTAGTCCAGTCAACCTCCCGGAGCAAGGGGAAAGCACGCCAGACAACGTAAACGCCACGGTCATAGGCTGGGGGCTCATCTATGTGAGTATTGCTGACACCACTAGACTGTGCTCTAACATACATCACATTCCGCCATTTCGCGTTTATATATTCCGAGACCATCTTCACCAACAAATGTGATACAGGGATGTTGGAAGAGCATAACCCAATGTCCTTGTCAACGATAACAGCATCTAGACTAGAGAGCTACTATTTTTGTGCAGGTATATACGAAATTCCCTTTCATTTTTAAAGGAAATTGTCCCTTCTTGCAATTTCTTTATGATGTTGGGCATGCATGGCTTCAGTCGGTATTAGCTCATTGCTAGAGGGGTAGCTGGTCGAGAATCGTCTGGTTGTATCGATCTTATCCCAAAGATCCTCCATCACTATGTATGATGGCAGCGAGTTTTTCTTTGTGGAGTTGTAAGAAGGACCTGGCTTATGAGCTTGCTATTGGCTCACCGCTTAACTTGTTGCTGTGAATGCTGTGATCGTGTAAGTTGTCCACCGGTCTCTCGGGCTTTGACCCACGGGTGTACACGACCCGGCTATCTTTATTTTGGACATGAaacttttctgggtatggtaccccgatataatttaaaaaaaaactattacaGATGAAACTAACGTGTCGCCCACGGCTTCATtggtcttcttctgggtctacttgTGTCCAGAGTCAGATTCTGTAAAGGGAAACAACCACCAGTGGACTCAAAGAAGGTCATTGCAACCGTGAATCGCTGTGGACGAACCAGTACTGGCAAGGCTTCTCAGGCAGTGCGTCTCTAAGTACTGTTCTGCTATTGGTGATACACTGCATCAGGAAATGATGATGAAGTTATGCAGTGCCAACttgtttcacaaacattttttCCAAGCACAACGTCACGTCAGCAAAGCGGTTGTTTcataataaatatttcagtttaaTTCTACATTACTTATCGGCTCTGGCCTTATCATCATTTCTTACCGTATTGTCTAGTGCTCATAAAAGAAACCTAAattctgtacagctacactgtaCACCAATGTACATTTAATTTCTAATTTATTTCTGAGGCACATCTAGTGTACAAATGTTCCAGTCGATCTAACTATTAAGGGCAGTCATTCaatatttttgtgttttgatgCTGCATCCAGTTTAGTAGTACAcattgtatattttttgtattgtGTCCTGTTTGAGATCGTTTTTTGTGACAAGACACAAATTTCGAAAGCAAATGGTAATGcaaaataaactgaaatatgatacaaagtaaaaatatttattctaacTGAACATTCTTAACCGATATGATATCGTCTTTGGTATTTATTGACACTGTAACATTCGACTGTAGGAAATTAAAACTTTCTGCTCATGAACAGGTTTTTAAATCACTGCACTACATTGAAATTGCTGTAACAGCAATGGGGTGTACATGATTTACTTTTGATTTGTGGGCCACGCTGTTTTCTTTATTTGGACTGGAGGATGTATTCAACAAAGAATGTATCACTTAACTGGAAGTATGGGTATGTGCCTATAAATATACCACAGAAAGCTAGTTCACAAATTCGTCTGCTACGGTCAACTGAAGACGTTGAATGGGTGGACACTGGAAGATATAAACAGAAGAATAGTACAGTTTCGAAACTGAAAGCCCTCTTCAAAAATAATCCTCACGTCGCTTAAATGGGTAGTATACAACCAATGATCACGCCATTTAGGTTTACGGTAGCAAGACGTGATAATTAAACCAGCAATTTATCCATAAACTGCAAATCTTCCAATGATAAATGGAAAGGATCGCTTTAAGATTAACGAAAAATGGCACAAAAATAATTAAAGCGTAAGAGAGAGAATGGTATATGAGGGTGAAATATGGACATTCGCTAGAATAATATCGAATATCGCTGGAGATGGAATAAGGAAATTCGTTATTGACTTATCATATCCGTATCTCAGCCTTACATAGAAACATTTCCTGCCAGGACGACGCCGGAACCACACAGGCAACACTTGAGACGATTTCCACGAGTCTCCACCACCATCGCAAGTCACGAGGTGCCTATCTATttacggttgttgttgtggtcttcagtccagagactggtttgatgcagctctccatgctactctatcctgtgtaagcttcttcatctcccagtacctactgcaacctacatccttctgaatctgcttagtgtattcatctcttggtctccctctacgatttctaccctccacgctgccctccactactaaattggtgatcccttgatgcctcagaacatgtcctaccaaccgatcacttcttctagtcaagctgtgccacaaatttctcttctctccaattctattcaatacctcctcgttagttatgtgatcatcTATTTACTATTACATAGTAAACCTTGGATCGGCGGCACCGTCAGTCAGCAGTCTGTTGTCTCTGAGGATAATCTGCAACGTCAAACGTGAACATAATGATTCTGTGGATTGTCTATATGTTTGGAGCACTCTCGATCAGTTTCTCTTGTGCTTCACATCGAACTTGGTTTGTGAATATGTCGGACATTTCAATGGTCTGTCAACAGTCAAAAGTATCCACATTCCTATTACCGAAAATTAATATGGAGTGTATCCAATCGTCGCCTTTATGAGGGCTTGAGCTCTGTCCTCTGAGTGTGTGTGGAGGAGTTACAGCCCTATCTTCCTCAAGAGCCTAAACCAGAGAAGGTAAATTGATGCTGGAGGCTGAGGTCTGGAGTAAAgtggacgttctaactcatccagaAAGTGTACTATTAGGTTCAAGTCGGGACACTGGGCAGGCAATTACGTTTCGGGAATATTATTTTCCACCAATTatgccttacagatgctgctttatgacagggggcattgtcatgctgatataaatGATCGTCGTCTCCGAAGGGTTCCCCTACTATACTCGGTACACAATGCTGTATACTTCAGCATTTATAATTCCTTAAACACAATAACGAGTCACTTCCTAATCACAAAAAGCGCCCTCATACCGTCATTATTTCACCAATGGCATTTAACAttctctagttgttgttgttgttgttgttgttgttgtggtcttcagtcctgagactggtttgatgcagctctacatgctactctatcctgtgcaagcttcttcatctcccagtacctactgcaaccaacatccttctgaaactgcttagtgtattcatctcttggtctccctctacgatttttaccctccacgctgccctccagtactaaattggtgatcccttgatgcctcagaacatgtactaccaaccgattccttcttctagtcaagttgtgccacaaactcctcttctccccaattctattcaatacctcctcattagttatgtaatctgtccatctaatcttcagcattcttctgtagcaccacatttcgaaagcttctattctcttcttttctaaactatacaaatactttcgaaaacaacttcctgaaacttaaatcaatactcgatgataacaaatttctcttcttcagaaacgctttccttgccattgccagtctacattttatatcctctgtacttcgaccattatcagttattttgctccccaaatagaaaaactcctttactactttaagtgtctcatttcctaatcgaattccctcagcatcacccgatttaattcgactacaatccattatcctcgttttgcttttgttgatgttcatattatacgctcctttcaaaacactgtccatttcgttcaactggtcttccaagtcctttgctgtctctgacagaattacaatgtcatcggcgaaccttatttcttctccatggattttaatacctactccgagtttttcttttgttttcttcactgcttactcaatatacagattgaatagcatcagggagaagctacaaccctgtctcactcccttcccaaccactgtccccctttcatgtccctcgactcttataagtgccatctgctttctgtacaaattgtaaatagcctttcgctccctgtattttacccctgccaccttcagaatttgaaagaaagtattccagtcaacattgtctaaagctttctctaagtctacaaacgctagaaacgtaggtttgcctttccttaaccattcttctaagataagtcgtagggtcaatattgcctcacgtgttccaacatttctacggaattcaaactgatcttccccgaggtcgtcttctaccagtttctccattcgtctgtaaagaattcgcgttagtattttgcagctgtggcttattaaactgatagttcggtgattttcacatctgtcaacacatgctttctttgagtttggaattattatattcttcttgaagtctgagggaatttcgcctgtctcatacatcttgctcaccagatggtagagttttgtcaggactggctctcccaaggctgtcagtagttctaatggaatgttgtctactcccggggccttgtttcgacttaggtctttcagtgctctgtcaaactcttcacgcagtatcgtatctcccatttcatcttcatctacctcctcttccatttccataatattgtcctcaagaacatcgtccttgtatagaccctctatatactcctcccacctttctgatttcccttctttgcttagaactgggtttccatctgagctcttgataatcttattctctaggcattcgccaaatccaaacactTCCGATACTTTTTCacttcaaatcactcgtttccagtcctcCACTAACTAATGGCGTCGCGCTTTACATCCACCTCAGGTGTTGCTCAGCACTGGCTGCATAAATGTGGGcgtatgaagagctgctcgaccgttgtaccCCTACCTACAGTCAttgcgctagctggactgctggtaacactttggaactcacaagcgaTTCCTTCCTGTGATTTCATGTTTCTTTTTCCAGTCACCAGCAGTAGGCGGGGCCCGCCCGGGCTTGGTTCAGCTGTGGGtgttccttcccgtttccactCCACTGGCTGACTTGGGCAGCTTAtaaagagttgaaatgtcccttaCGGATTTGTTTTTCTGGGAACATCCAATGAgtggtccacgttcgaagtctgcaAGTGCTCCTGGCTGACCGATTGTGTTGTCATTACTTCTCTATAAAGAACGCGTGCACCCACCTTCTTTTATACCAGCAGGTCAGCTAGAGATCTATTCCACAATACGTAGGGTTGTCcgaatactttcgatcagatagtgaaTAAGTCGTGGTGTAACAGCACCTAGTGTCTCCTTAAGAATTAATGCCATTATTGACAGAAAACTGGTGATGATTCGTAACACAGGTGACAAGCCAACGGAAATGGGAGGAGGAGTTAAGGAATCAGCTTGATAAACCTGAATGTGTGAAATTTAAGATCGTAATAAGTAGTGAGCTCAGAAAGAACCTAGATCCAGAAAGTCAGTAAGACTTTCTTCAATCCAAAGGTTGATTTCAACAGCACACTGCTAGCCACGGATCTATTGGAGGCGGTACGCCCTTGCCTTGCCTGCCTGAACCAAGCCTACTGTGAGGGTCATCGAAGTCTGCCGTGAATCGTTCAAGGTTGTTCTGGGCCTCATTTGAATCATTCAAGGCAGTCACTTGGGCTTGTCCAATCTTCTGCTGCCATGCATTCAGCAGCCAACAATCGCAAGAGCTGTTGTTATTCAGAGTATAGTAGGAACGACGCAGAGCCTGCCGATATCAATCACTAGTAGGTAATGACGTGGGCCAGAGCACCGAAGTAAAACTCCCTTCGTCAGTGTTCCACTTTTGTCAGGGTAAAATCTACCACCCAGAAAAGTCAATTTAAGGAAAGTGTTGATGCAAGTAGCTATATTACAGAATTCTTTTTAATATTAGTACAAGTAGGGTGGACGTTACTTATTTCAGCCAGCCTTTTACCTATTACTAACTCTATGTCATCATCGTATTTCGTATCCTGGAAAACTGATATAATCCATTTCTGCTAGTTCGCTAAATTCTTTATCCTGAGTTCGTGAATTGTCCATAGCTTAGATGATCGGGCACGTATCCTTACTTTGAAAGAACAGCTCACGAAATGTCGACTGGGTGGTGTTGGTTTCCTTTTTTCGCACTAGACTACTACAACTAGGCTACTAGACTACTACTGCTCTCTTATAATATCAATATGACAGCGATGTAAGAAGTTGCTTTTTGGAATTGCTAGAAAATACGAGCCTTGTGATTCCACTTACCAGAGGTGGTGTCTTTAAATTCTTTACCCATACTTGCTCCGTCTTGCACCCCCAGACGCAAGGAAAATGATGTGTTGCGTCGGTCATCTTATCAGGATActgtgttaaaacttttacttttcccTCTTTCATGTGTCAATCCTGTGTAATCTTGCAcaattgaactgttcagttttcgatgtaatgaataatgaaaatTTAAACTAATAGTTATTCTTCGGTAGACAGTATGTccactcccggtagctgagtggtcagcgcgaaagaacgtcaatcttaagggcccgagttcaattcccggctggatcagagattttctccgctcagagacttggtgttgtgttgtcctaaacatcagcatttcatccccatcgacgcgcaagtcgccgaagtggcgtcaaatcgaaagacttgcaaccggcgaaaGGTCTACGAgaccggaggccctagtcacacgatagtAGACAGTATAATCCACAACAATTTCTATCAATGATTACAACAATACCAGCACTAGAAATTGGAGGTATTTCGATTTATTCATATCATTCAGACCACCCAAAAGATGTTATAAATGACAAAACCTGTTAGGATTGTTCACTTAGATATAGTCCCTTCCTACATGTTTGGCAGTATTAATAACAGCAGACTCGCTACACAAGCAGCTCTACTCTCATATATTTTCACATTCTAAATATCCTTATGTCTTAGGTTCAGAGTGTACTTGTAATGATACACTATTTGTATAAAAAACCTCCTTTACTCTACAAAACAAAATGCATAAAATTTGATTTTGGCGCTTTGTAATTGGGTACACATTCTTGTTGCAATAGGCAAACAAGTTTCCCAGACTTAACACGCCTGCTGTTCACAGGGCCCCGAAGACCCGACAGCTTCCGACGTGCTGATGGAAGTTCAGCTGCAGACGGTGAGCCTGGCGCGTTGCCGCGAGATCTACATCGCGCTCTGGGGCAACGGCACCGTCCACGACTCGCAGATCTGCGCCGGAGTCCCCGACGGCGGCAAGGGATCCTGCAACGTGAGTGGCGTCTGCTGCGCACCCCCAGGCGCACTCGCAAATTCGTAGCAGGCCCTTACATAACCACCTCCAACAACATCAAGCGTACATGGAACACAAATAACCACTAAAATTGCAGCGC
This window contains:
- the LOC124775066 gene encoding trypsin-like translates to MQVLAGSNQLSAGGSRHQAVRLLPHPAYNSTDNMKNDVALVQVSPLFELDGVKISPVNLPEQGESTPDNVNATVIGWGLIYGPEDPTASDVLMEVQLQTVSLARCREIYIALWGNGTVHDSQICAGVPDGGKGSCNGDSGGPLFVDGEVVGLVSYAYGCARRGYPTIYTRVSSYIDWISGNVN